A genomic window from Bacteroidota bacterium includes:
- the polX gene encoding DNA polymerase/3'-5' exonuclease PolX: MDNKQIAEILEEIGTLLELRGENLFKCRAYHNASRVVAALTTELSLLIESGEIKKVKGIGEGLAEKLAELVDTGKLKYYEELKKSLPSGLLDMLRIPGLGPKRIKILYDKLNITTIEKLKEAAEKKELEELDGFGEKIEVNILKGIEQLKKHADKFLYPVAKKSADKIISDLKKLKSVLQIELAGSLRRKKEIIGDIDILVSAKIKDTPKIMDAFVKYPDVAEVIAKGETKSSVILQNGIHCDLRVVSEAEFPFALAYFTGSKEHNVEMRSLSKKFGMSLNEYGFSEIGTEETRGKSKQKIKCKTESEIYKTLGLEFVVPELRENSGELEAAATGKLPNLIEENDIRGTFHCHTKYSDGFNTLAEMAEASQKLGWEYLGIAEHSKSAAYAGGLDENKVKQQLEEIDGLNKSFKNFRILKGIEVDILSDGSLDFSDKILELFDFVICAIHTKFNMPEKDMTRRIIKGMKNKYVTMLAHPTGRLLLEREPYPVNMFEIIKAASDFGKVIEINAHPSRLDLDWRLCKFAKKTGVKIAINPDAHNINSLTDVFYGVGIARKGWLEKSDVINTRSLKDITKYLNIK, encoded by the coding sequence ATGGATAACAAACAAATCGCAGAAATATTGGAAGAAATCGGAACGCTGCTTGAATTAAGAGGCGAGAACCTCTTCAAGTGCCGTGCGTACCATAACGCCTCGCGTGTCGTTGCTGCTCTAACAACTGAATTGAGTCTATTAATCGAGAGTGGTGAGATCAAAAAAGTAAAAGGAATCGGTGAAGGTTTAGCCGAAAAGTTGGCTGAACTTGTTGATACGGGCAAACTCAAATATTACGAGGAGTTAAAAAAGTCGCTTCCGTCTGGATTACTCGATATGCTTCGGATACCGGGTTTAGGCCCTAAGCGGATCAAGATTTTATATGACAAACTGAACATCACAACAATCGAGAAACTAAAAGAAGCTGCTGAAAAAAAAGAGCTCGAGGAACTCGATGGGTTCGGCGAAAAAATAGAAGTAAATATTTTAAAAGGCATCGAGCAACTAAAAAAACACGCCGATAAATTTCTCTATCCCGTAGCCAAAAAATCTGCTGATAAAATTATCAGCGATTTAAAGAAACTAAAATCGGTTCTCCAAATTGAATTAGCAGGAAGTTTACGGCGTAAGAAAGAGATTATCGGAGATATCGATATTCTTGTGAGTGCTAAAATAAAAGATACACCAAAAATAATGGATGCTTTCGTGAAGTATCCTGATGTCGCTGAAGTTATTGCAAAAGGTGAAACAAAATCAAGCGTCATCCTGCAAAACGGAATCCACTGCGATTTGCGTGTAGTGAGTGAAGCAGAATTCCCGTTTGCTCTGGCATACTTTACAGGAAGCAAGGAACACAATGTTGAGATGAGGTCGCTCTCGAAAAAATTTGGTATGAGTTTAAATGAATACGGTTTCTCTGAAATTGGAACAGAAGAAACGAGAGGCAAATCAAAACAAAAAATAAAATGTAAAACCGAATCGGAAATTTATAAAACACTTGGACTTGAATTCGTTGTACCCGAACTGCGTGAAAATTCTGGAGAACTTGAAGCAGCGGCGACCGGAAAACTTCCGAACTTAATAGAGGAAAATGATATACGTGGCACATTCCACTGCCATACAAAATACAGCGACGGTTTCAACACACTTGCCGAAATGGCTGAAGCTTCGCAAAAACTAGGTTGGGAATATTTAGGAATCGCTGAACATAGCAAATCGGCAGCGTATGCCGGCGGGCTTGATGAAAACAAAGTTAAACAACAGTTAGAAGAAATTGATGGCTTGAACAAATCTTTCAAAAATTTTCGTATATTGAAAGGGATTGAGGTAGATATTCTTTCCGACGGAAGTTTAGATTTTTCCGATAAAATTTTAGAACTTTTTGATTTTGTAATTTGTGCAATTCATACTAAATTTAATATGCCGGAAAAAGATATGACCAGACGGATTATAAAAGGTATGAAAAATAAATATGTTACAATGCTTGCTCATCCGACAGGAAGATTGCTGCTCGAACGTGAACCTTATCCTGTGAATATGTTTGAAATAATTAAAGCAGCATCCGATTTCGGAAAAGTTATTGAAATTAATGCACATCCGTCGCGCCTCGACCTCGATTGGAGGTTGTGCAAGTTCGCGAAAAAGACAGGTGTAAAAATAGCAATCAATCCGGATGCGCATAATATCAATAGTTTAACTGACGTTTTTTACGGTGTTGGTATTGCACGCAAAGGATGGCTCGAAAAATCGGATGTTATAAATACTCGCTCGCTCAAAGATATTACTAAATACTTAAATATTAAATAA